From one Silene latifolia isolate original U9 population unplaced genomic scaffold, ASM4854445v1 scaffold_70, whole genome shotgun sequence genomic stretch:
- the LOC141640035 gene encoding uncharacterized protein LOC141640035 — protein sequence MFDTIIIKIQRSRGSLWSNCFLSYVKLQLINSIVFGLENFWCSTCFLPKTVISHINKLCKDFFRGIPGGSEEWSLKSRRHISSPWSSGGFNIKDLEAWNYSLLIKWFYSISASDQGLWSRWVQSYILKHEDIWDITSKAHFPSSFKSIVASRDRLVELSCSISAAQNLLHSWMPGSKLNLQQVYGFFRNAPIAGSWTKGLLHSQIIPGHRIVCSMAVQNQLATIDNLKIRGMQFINRCSLCEHAEESHDHLFFRCSYSASVWHQVLAWMGHLRLGLSLHDELIFPLKGARDWQIAWFDVSLTTSVH from the coding sequence ATGTTTGAtactatcatcatcaaaatccaaaGAAGTCGTGGCTCACTTTGGTCAAACTGTTTCTTATCCTATGTCAAATTGCAGCTCATCAACTCTATAGTTTTTGGGCTTGAGAATTTTTGGTGTTCTACTTGTTTTTTACCTAAAACTGTGATTTCCCATATCAATAAGCTTTGTAAGGATTTCTTCCGGGGTATACCTGGGGGATCCGAAGAATGGTCTTTAAAAAGTCGGCGCCATATTTCTTCTCCTTGGTCTTCTGGAGGCTTTAACATCAAAGACTTGGAAGCATGGAATTATTCTCTCTTGATCAAATGGTTTTATTCTATTTCTGCTTCTGATCAGGGTTTATGGAGTAGATGGGTTCAGTCTTATATTCTTAAGCATGAGGATATTTGGGATATTACTTCCAAAGCTCATTTTCCTTCCAGTTTCAAGAGCATTGTAGCTTCTAGAGACAGACTGGTGGAGCTTTCTTGTTCTATCTCAGCTGCTCAGAATCTCCTTCACAGTTGGATGCCTGGTTCAAAGttaaacttacagcaggtttatGGGTTCTTCAGGAATGCTCCCATTGCTGGTTCTTGGACCAAAGGTCTCTTGCACTCTCAAATTATTCCTGGCCACAGAATTGTTTGTTCTATGGCTGTTCAGAATCAACTAGCTACTATTGATAACCTCAAGATTAGGGGTATGCAATTTATCAACAGATGCTCCCTTTGTGAACATGCTGAGGAGTCTCATGATCATCTGTTTTTCAGATGTTCTTATTCTGCTTCAGTTTGGCATCAGGTTCTAGCATGGATGGGTCACCTGAGGTTGGGTCTCTCCCTTCATGATGAACTGATCTTTCCTCTCAAAGGAGCAAGGGACTGGCAGATTGCTTGGTTTGATGTGTCTCTCACTACCTCAGTTCATTAG